In Ostrinia nubilalis chromosome 12, ilOstNubi1.1, whole genome shotgun sequence, one DNA window encodes the following:
- the LOC135076736 gene encoding uncharacterized protein LOC135076736 — MECGVRQGGLTSPRLFNLYVDALVRELSGMCVGCHIGKVCVNNISYADDMVLLAPSVSALRALLGVCEGFAVSHGLLYNAKKSQFMVFKAGSKCPNVVPPIKLYDEPLERVYKFKYLGHIVTDSLKDDEDIDRERRALSVRANILWTNYTKKAYSALRVQYNNAFRALLRLPRFCSASAMFALAGVDSFEAIMRKKCASLLHRVRGSCHSVLKEIADSGDCPLIGHMLSRTKSVLEIRY, encoded by the exons ATGGAGTGCGGTGTGAGGCAGGGGGGGCTGACCTCTCCGAGGCTCTTCAACCTGTACGTAGACGCACTGGTTCGGGAGCTCAGCGGCATGTGTGTCGGTTGccatattggaaaagtgtgcgTTAACAACATCAGTTACGCAGACGACATGGTCCTGCTGGCGCCCTCGGTCAGTGCGTTAAGAGCGCTTCTCGGAGTTTGTGAAGGTTTCGCTGTCTCGCATGGTTTGCTATACAATGCCAAGAAGTCTCAGTTCATGGTATTTAAGGCTGGCAGTAAATGCCCTAATGTAGTTCCCCCTATAAAACTCTACGATGAACCCTTAGAAAGAgtttataaatttaaatatcttggACATATCGTGACTGACAGCCTTAAAGACGATGAAGATATTGATAGGGAACGTAGGGCGCTGTCGGTCAGGGCGAATAT CTTATGGACCAACTATACCAAAAAGGCCTACAGTGCTCTGCGTGTCCAATACAATAACGCCTTCAGGGCGCTGTTGCGGCTGCCGCGGTTTTGTAGTGCGTCTGCGATGTTTGCGTTGGCGGGCGTAGATAGCTTTGAAGCTATAATGCGCAAAAAGTGCGCATCATTACTGCACAGAGTGCGCGGCAGCTGCCACAGCGTACTGAAGGAGATAGCCGATAGTGGGGATTGTCCACTGATCGGCCACATGCTCAGCAGGACGAAGTctgttttagaaataagatactAA